In one Kosmotoga arenicorallina S304 genomic region, the following are encoded:
- the rdgB gene encoding RdgB/HAM1 family non-canonical purine NTP pyrophosphatase gives MKIYLVTANKHKAFEINALAGDEWSIMPVASIAGDKIDIEENGATFLQNALIKVETFKGLRVPLIADDSGLEIDALGGFPGIKSARFMEGRPYTEKMEELLKRLDDEKNRKARFKCAAVYYHPTGVVLAAEGIVEGTIAKEIRGSQGFGYDPIFIPDGYEMTFGELGQDVKSSISHRARAFKRLFSLLRLFFSSTDTTVHR, from the coding sequence ATGAAGATATATCTGGTAACTGCTAACAAGCACAAAGCCTTTGAAATCAATGCGTTAGCAGGGGATGAATGGTCAATAATGCCTGTTGCCTCCATAGCGGGGGATAAAATTGATATAGAGGAGAACGGGGCTACCTTTTTACAGAATGCGCTTATAAAAGTTGAAACTTTCAAAGGGCTTAGAGTTCCATTGATAGCAGATGATTCCGGGCTTGAAATTGATGCCCTTGGAGGGTTTCCCGGGATTAAGTCCGCGAGGTTCATGGAAGGGCGTCCCTATACAGAAAAAATGGAGGAGCTTTTGAAACGTCTTGATGACGAAAAAAACAGGAAGGCGCGTTTCAAATGCGCTGCCGTTTATTATCACCCAACCGGTGTGGTGCTTGCAGCCGAGGGGATCGTTGAAGGAACTATTGCAAAGGAAATTCGAGGTAGCCAGGGATTCGGATACGACCCCATATTTATCCCTGATGGTTACGAAATGACCTTTGGCGAATTGGGTCAGGATGTTAAATCTTCAATTAGCCACAGGGCAAGGGCTTTTAAGAGACTGTTCTCACTTCTTCGCCTTTTCTTCTCGAGTACAGATACAACAGTGCACCGATGA
- the rpe gene encoding ribulose-phosphate 3-epimerase produces MSKVSPSILAANFMNLQQELDKIKRADYLHIDVMDGHFVPNITFGFPLIEALNKVETLPLDVHLMISDPSKYVDRFMDLGASIIAVHIEAEIHLHRLLERIKSREVKAFVALNPHTPVNSLESILPFLDGVLVMTVNPGFTGQKFIPLAAEKIRQLDTIRQKKGFEFEIAVDGGVNLNTAPTVVEYGADILVMGAAIFRSDFPEKVIEEVKGLKR; encoded by the coding sequence ATGTCAAAGGTTTCGCCTTCAATACTCGCAGCAAACTTTATGAACCTTCAGCAGGAACTCGATAAAATCAAAAGGGCAGATTATCTGCACATTGATGTTATGGACGGACATTTTGTGCCTAATATTACCTTCGGCTTTCCTCTGATTGAAGCCTTGAATAAGGTTGAGACTTTACCGCTTGACGTTCATCTCATGATTTCCGATCCTTCGAAGTATGTGGACAGGTTTATGGATCTTGGAGCCAGCATTATAGCTGTGCATATAGAAGCTGAAATCCATCTTCACCGGCTGCTTGAAAGGATAAAATCGAGAGAGGTTAAAGCCTTTGTTGCGTTGAATCCCCATACCCCTGTGAATTCTCTGGAAAGCATTCTGCCTTTTCTTGATGGAGTGCTTGTGATGACGGTAAACCCGGGCTTTACAGGTCAGAAATTTATTCCCCTTGCTGCCGAAAAGATAAGGCAACTTGATACAATACGCCAGAAAAAGGGATTTGAATTTGAAATCGCCGTTGATGGCGGTGTGAATTTGAACACTGCTCCCACCGTGGTTGAATATGGAGCTGATATTCTTGTCATGGGAGCTGCAATTTTCAGGAGCGATTTCCCGGAAAAGGTTATTGAAGAAGTGAAGGGATTGAAACGATGA
- the rsgA gene encoding ribosome small subunit-dependent GTPase A: MSHERLKGNVIRYDSRTLIVTELHSRKHYLCDMPGRFKKLGIKPLVGDVVEFIPTGDDTGRVENILNRRNELKRPRIANVDQIVLVTCLEEPGVPFYILDRFLVLAEYSGLPTIIAVNKVDLLKSRRALLDLYHTYGEYYNIIEVSAKTGYNIDLLREVFKGKISTMAGMSGVGKSSLLNALNPGLKLKTSDISKKLDRGRHTTTRVELLEFDFGGYVADTPGFASLELPEIEPEELKNYFRDLRVHSGYCSFSDCVHVDEPGCYVKELVETGDIPTTRYESYRKIYEELQEKHKEKKRWK, translated from the coding sequence TTGAGTCATGAAAGGTTAAAGGGGAACGTAATCCGCTATGACAGCAGAACTCTTATCGTGACAGAATTACACAGCCGGAAACACTATCTCTGTGACATGCCGGGGCGTTTCAAAAAGCTTGGTATCAAACCTCTGGTGGGTGATGTGGTTGAATTTATTCCGACGGGCGATGATACTGGAAGGGTGGAGAATATACTCAACAGAAGAAATGAACTAAAAAGGCCTCGGATAGCCAATGTGGATCAAATCGTCCTTGTTACATGCCTTGAAGAACCCGGTGTTCCCTTTTATATACTCGATAGGTTTCTCGTTCTTGCTGAATACAGTGGATTGCCGACGATTATTGCCGTTAACAAAGTTGATCTGTTGAAATCAAGAAGAGCATTGCTTGATTTATACCACACCTACGGGGAATATTACAATATAATAGAGGTATCAGCCAAAACAGGATACAACATTGATCTATTGCGTGAAGTGTTCAAAGGCAAGATATCCACCATGGCAGGTATGTCAGGTGTTGGGAAAAGCAGTCTTTTGAATGCTCTCAACCCCGGGCTGAAATTGAAAACATCTGACATTTCGAAGAAGCTTGACAGAGGAAGGCACACCACCACGAGAGTGGAACTTCTGGAATTTGATTTCGGTGGATATGTTGCGGATACCCCGGGTTTTGCATCGCTGGAACTCCCCGAAATAGAGCCCGAAGAACTGAAGAATTATTTCAGGGATTTGAGGGTTCACAGCGGTTATTGCTCTTTTTCGGATTGCGTTCATGTCGATGAGCCGGGGTGCTATGTCAAAGAACTGGTAGAAACAGGTGATATCCCGACGACAAGATATGAGAGCTATCGGAAAATCTATGAAGAGCTTCAAGAAAAGCACAAAGAAAAAAAGAGGTGGAAATGA
- the rlmN gene encoding 23S rRNA (adenine(2503)-C(2))-methyltransferase RlmN, translating to MKEILSLNYAELKNEILELGFKRFRAAQIYDWIHRKKVFDFDAMTNLSKSDRAFLKEYFRFPVFSLKDRQKAKDGTEKFLWELQDGEYIESVVIRHAEHITFCISTQVGCQLGCAFCATGLSGFKRNLSASEIVAQVLYMEKEIGEDADNIVFMGMGEPFLNSESLFKSIEVLHDEKGRNLGIRHFTISTAGIPDGIKRLADSGLDIRLSVSLHAAKDEKRSILMPINRRFPIEELFEALKYYQKKTGNRITFEYILIEAVNDSLEDADNLAHLLKGLKVFVNLIPVNPVIPKFQRPSPERSKAFEQALKKKGIETVLRAEKGTDIDAACGQLRRRQFRRENIES from the coding sequence TTGAAGGAAATACTTTCGCTTAATTACGCAGAACTAAAAAATGAAATACTGGAGCTGGGTTTTAAAAGGTTCAGGGCTGCTCAAATATACGATTGGATTCATCGAAAAAAGGTCTTTGACTTTGATGCGATGACCAATCTCTCAAAAAGCGATAGAGCTTTTCTAAAAGAATATTTCCGTTTCCCCGTTTTTTCGCTTAAAGACAGGCAGAAGGCAAAGGATGGAACTGAAAAATTTCTCTGGGAACTGCAAGATGGTGAATACATAGAATCTGTGGTAATTCGCCACGCCGAACATATAACCTTTTGCATTTCGACTCAGGTTGGCTGCCAGCTCGGTTGTGCTTTTTGCGCAACAGGATTGAGCGGATTCAAAAGAAACCTGAGTGCTTCAGAAATCGTAGCACAGGTATTGTATATGGAGAAAGAAATAGGCGAAGATGCCGATAACATTGTATTCATGGGAATGGGAGAACCATTCCTTAACAGTGAATCCCTTTTCAAAAGCATTGAGGTCCTTCACGATGAAAAAGGGAGAAATCTTGGAATAAGGCATTTCACAATTTCCACTGCGGGAATCCCTGATGGGATAAAAAGACTTGCTGATTCCGGGCTGGATATTAGACTATCTGTTTCCCTCCATGCGGCAAAGGACGAAAAGAGAAGCATACTCATGCCTATCAACAGGCGTTTTCCCATAGAAGAACTCTTTGAAGCACTTAAGTATTATCAGAAAAAGACAGGTAACAGGATAACCTTTGAATATATATTGATAGAAGCTGTAAATGATTCTCTCGAAGATGCAGATAATCTGGCGCATTTATTGAAGGGCTTGAAAGTATTTGTTAATCTGATACCCGTGAATCCGGTAATCCCAAAATTTCAGCGCCCTTCACCAGAAAGGTCGAAGGCTTTTGAACAGGCACTAAAGAAAAAAGGTATTGAGACGGTGCTCAGGGCGGAAAAAGGCACGGACATAGATGCAGCCTGCGGGCAGTTGAGAAGACGACAGTTCAGGAGGGAGAACATTGAGTCATGA
- a CDS encoding transcription antitermination factor NusB — protein sequence MIETDMKDSREIALEILNYFDKNGYIPSKKVEIAFSTLSFESKKFAANLYLGTLRKRVLIDYILMKFLKRPDKLPVAIKNALRIGVFQLYFMDAVPDYAAIKESVALVGVKSFRNLVNAVLRKVAGERVDLNALPLWLKYSHPKWLVEYIKGLPHIGDIKPLLEYNQTPPSDAFVASESELAELEEKGFLFASSDFSDSYILVERGIDDLKLQRIDEMEYILKGMEKEVIRMSGSALSLLNQKPWLFFTLEAETFSREKRKLIQEILEVKHGEFLLMIDSYSLEETRDLVFELNKAGYECADFDSTLKGSLKATEMGYGAYYFPPDAPRPCFITYLKKR from the coding sequence GTGATCGAAACTGATATGAAAGATAGCCGGGAAATAGCGCTGGAAATACTCAACTATTTTGACAAAAATGGATATATACCATCAAAAAAGGTGGAGATAGCATTCTCCACCCTTTCTTTTGAATCGAAAAAATTCGCAGCGAACCTTTATTTAGGCACTTTAAGAAAGCGAGTTCTTATAGATTATATACTGATGAAGTTTCTAAAAAGGCCCGATAAACTACCGGTCGCTATCAAAAACGCATTGAGAATAGGCGTTTTTCAGCTTTATTTTATGGATGCTGTTCCTGATTATGCTGCCATAAAGGAAAGCGTTGCCCTTGTAGGCGTTAAGAGTTTTAGAAACCTTGTAAATGCTGTGCTGAGAAAGGTTGCCGGGGAACGTGTTGATTTGAATGCCCTGCCACTATGGTTGAAATATTCCCATCCAAAGTGGCTGGTGGAATATATAAAGGGTCTCCCGCATATAGGCGACATAAAGCCTTTGCTTGAATATAACCAAACTCCCCCGTCAGATGCGTTTGTTGCTTCTGAGTCAGAATTAGCAGAACTTGAAGAGAAGGGGTTCCTTTTTGCCAGCAGCGATTTTTCTGATTCCTACATATTAGTGGAAAGGGGAATCGATGATCTTAAATTGCAACGGATCGATGAAATGGAATATATCTTGAAAGGGATGGAGAAAGAAGTTATACGAATGTCCGGGAGCGCTCTTTCTCTTTTGAATCAAAAGCCATGGCTTTTCTTTACTCTTGAAGCCGAGACATTTTCAAGAGAGAAGAGGAAGCTCATTCAAGAAATACTGGAAGTAAAACACGGGGAGTTTCTTTTGATGATTGACAGTTATAGCCTGGAAGAAACGCGGGACCTCGTTTTTGAACTCAACAAAGCAGGTTATGAATGTGCCGATTTTGACAGCACACTTAAAGGAAGTTTGAAAGCCACAGAAATGGGATACGGTGCTTATTATTTCCCGCCTGACGCACCAAGGCCGTGCTTTATCACATATCTTAAAAAACGATGA
- a CDS encoding zinc metallopeptidase: MLFWDPTFIFLIPAIILAIWAQSLVQQRFYRYSRINSSFGLNGAELARRLLDSAGLFEVKIESIPGRLSDHYDPRTRVVRLSSATYNSHSIAALGVVAHEIGHAIQHKEKYVPLEIRNVFAPVASFGSGFSWIIFLMGLLFWSPALMKFGILLFLLVVLFTLITLPVELNASKRARILLNRMGMPEKELTAVDQVLNAAAMTYVASVAMALLQLLRMIFISGLFGDRN; the protein is encoded by the coding sequence ATGCTTTTCTGGGATCCAACCTTCATATTTTTGATCCCGGCAATTATCCTGGCCATATGGGCTCAATCTCTTGTGCAGCAGAGGTTTTACAGATATTCGCGCATAAATTCAAGTTTCGGGCTTAATGGCGCTGAGCTCGCCAGAAGGTTGCTCGACAGTGCAGGCCTTTTTGAAGTGAAGATCGAATCAATTCCCGGAAGGCTTTCGGATCACTATGACCCGCGGACCAGGGTGGTAAGGCTCTCCTCAGCCACCTATAACAGCCATTCCATTGCTGCTCTTGGCGTTGTTGCTCATGAAATAGGCCATGCAATCCAGCACAAAGAAAAGTATGTACCACTTGAGATTCGAAATGTATTCGCCCCGGTGGCGAGTTTTGGATCGGGGTTTAGCTGGATAATCTTTTTGATGGGGCTCTTATTCTGGTCGCCCGCATTGATGAAATTTGGTATATTGCTATTTTTGCTTGTTGTTCTCTTCACCCTCATAACTCTGCCTGTGGAATTGAACGCAAGTAAAAGAGCTCGCATTCTGCTTAACAGAATGGGCATGCCTGAAAAAGAGCTGACCGCAGTTGATCAGGTGCTCAACGCTGCCGCAATGACTTATGTGGCTTCTGTTGCAATGGCATTGTTGCAATTGCTTCGTATGATTTTCATATCAGGGCTTTTTGGTGATCGAAACTGA
- a CDS encoding DUF5362 family protein, translating into MADEGREIKISFATLKGLSYWAGFLGIWLIIAGILGLIGAAFSLSAGSEGLGAFFGGLISGVISLVMGSKLRKAKASIESYMFSDRSMMLEDGLDNIRVFFKIQGILIIIALVILLVAIIASLFGAFMFMGFRGYPY; encoded by the coding sequence ATGGCTGATGAAGGCAGGGAAATTAAGATTTCTTTTGCTACGCTCAAAGGGCTTTCATATTGGGCTGGCTTTTTGGGGATCTGGCTAATTATTGCCGGTATACTTGGTTTAATTGGCGCTGCATTTTCTTTATCTGCTGGCTCAGAGGGTCTGGGAGCTTTTTTCGGAGGTTTGATAAGCGGTGTCATTTCTCTGGTAATGGGGTCAAAACTGAGAAAGGCAAAAGCTTCCATTGAGAGCTACATGTTTTCAGATCGCTCCATGATGCTGGAAGATGGTTTGGACAATATAAGGGTTTTTTTCAAAATACAGGGCATTTTGATAATCATTGCACTTGTCATTCTTCTGGTAGCCATAATCGCCAGTTTATTTGGAGCCTTCATGTTCATGGGGTTCCGTGGATATCCTTATTGA
- a CDS encoding FmdB family zinc ribbon protein yields MNNVKYIELISKEEKMPLYRFICSDCHHEESLLLKIDEETPHCSKCGGKLVKQISRVANFKFGKIGTSETVSSGCSGCSGGSCSSCGG; encoded by the coding sequence ATGAATAATGTAAAATATATTGAACTCATATCCAAGGAGGAAAAAATGCCCTTATATCGTTTTATATGCTCAGATTGCCATCATGAAGAAAGCCTGTTGCTCAAAATCGATGAGGAAACGCCACACTGCTCCAAATGTGGCGGAAAGCTTGTGAAGCAGATATCAAGAGTTGCGAATTTCAAATTCGGGAAAATCGGAACCTCCGAAACTGTTAGCTCGGGCTGTTCAGGATGCTCTGGAGGTAGCTGTTCAAGCTGTGGGGGTTAA
- a CDS encoding glycerate kinase type-2 family protein — MSSIREDALYIANEAINAVLPENAVISALRSAEFEGGVILIAIGKAAWRMASAAKEALGDKIMKGVVITKYHHSLGEIEGIEVYEAGHPVPDENTLKATERALEVTRNLSEKDTVLFLVSGGGSALFESLREGVTLGDLANITKQLLNSGANIVEINAVRKHLSRVKGGGFASLVQPARVFSLVLSDVLGDRLDSIASGPAYPDSSTSEEALNIVRKYGISISERVKEVLALETPKALNNVETKIIGSVSKVCEVAARKAESLGYRAKILTSTLDCEAREAGTFLAAIAREICEFNSPFEKPCAVVLGGETVVHVKGSGKGGRNQELALSAARGIKGLDNTVILSVGTDGTDGPTDAAGGIVDGTTVERLMEKGMNIDDFLDNNDTYHALRAIDDLIITGPTGTNVNDLILMLIR; from the coding sequence TGAATTCGAAGGTGGCGTTATCCTTATAGCAATCGGAAAAGCTGCGTGGAGAATGGCTTCAGCAGCGAAGGAGGCGCTTGGAGATAAGATAATGAAAGGTGTCGTAATAACAAAATACCATCACAGCCTTGGAGAAATTGAAGGTATCGAAGTATATGAAGCAGGGCATCCCGTTCCCGATGAGAACACCCTTAAAGCGACGGAGAGAGCCCTTGAGGTTACGAGAAATCTTTCAGAAAAAGATACTGTGCTATTTCTCGTTTCTGGAGGCGGATCCGCGCTTTTTGAAAGCCTTCGGGAAGGCGTTACTCTTGGTGATCTGGCAAACATAACAAAACAGCTCTTGAACTCAGGAGCCAATATCGTGGAGATAAACGCAGTCAGAAAGCACCTGTCAAGGGTCAAAGGCGGTGGATTTGCCAGCCTGGTTCAGCCCGCAAGGGTGTTTTCCCTGGTGCTCTCGGACGTTCTTGGAGACAGGCTTGACAGCATAGCGTCAGGCCCCGCATATCCGGATAGCAGCACGTCGGAAGAAGCGTTAAACATTGTGAGGAAATACGGGATCAGCATATCAGAAAGAGTCAAAGAGGTGTTAGCGCTCGAAACGCCAAAAGCGCTGAATAACGTAGAAACAAAGATAATTGGAAGCGTTAGCAAAGTATGCGAAGTAGCCGCAAGGAAAGCCGAGTCCCTTGGATACAGGGCGAAAATCCTAACATCAACTCTCGATTGCGAAGCCAGGGAAGCCGGCACATTCCTTGCGGCCATTGCGCGGGAGATATGTGAATTCAATTCTCCTTTTGAAAAGCCCTGCGCCGTCGTTCTTGGCGGAGAAACAGTGGTTCATGTCAAAGGCAGCGGCAAAGGGGGAAGGAACCAGGAACTTGCCCTTTCAGCTGCAAGAGGAATAAAAGGGCTTGATAACACGGTTATTCTGTCGGTGGGAACTGATGGGACTGACGGCCCAACAGATGCCGCTGGTGGAATTGTTGACGGCACAACGGTTGAACGCCTTATGGAAAAAGGCATGAATATTGACGATTTTCTTGATAACAACGACACCTATCATGCTCTTAGAGCCATTGATGACCTTATAATTACCGGACCTACCGGAACCAATGTCAACGATCTGATTCTCATGCTTATTAGATAG